In Synechococcus sp. CB0101, a genomic segment contains:
- a CDS encoding SLOG family protein: protein MLSLAQAAALAPPDPSLFASIVLPGSGQLVVVAGGGRDLAWPSELIATHLLRATRGRLVQALLHGAARGADQAIAAAADQLGWPQIACPAAWSEHGRAAGPIRNRQMLERSLDLASALPLGAGLLVIGFPGSRGTTSLLDQAKRLSRRSAIPIEVIQIPQAA from the coding sequence ATGCTTTCGCTTGCCCAGGCCGCCGCATTGGCGCCGCCTGATCCTTCTCTGTTTGCCTCAATCGTTCTGCCAGGCAGCGGCCAGCTCGTGGTTGTGGCTGGTGGTGGCCGTGATCTCGCCTGGCCCTCCGAGCTGATTGCCACCCATCTCCTGCGCGCCACCCGTGGTCGCCTGGTGCAGGCCCTGCTCCATGGCGCTGCCCGAGGGGCGGATCAAGCCATTGCCGCCGCCGCCGATCAGCTGGGCTGGCCGCAGATCGCTTGCCCTGCGGCCTGGAGCGAGCACGGCCGCGCCGCAGGCCCGATCCGCAATCGCCAGATGCTCGAGCGCTCATTGGATCTGGCCTCCGCTCTCCCCCTGGGGGCTGGCCTTCTGGTGATCGGCTTCCCCGGTTCCCGTGGGACCACCTCCCTGCTCGATCAGGCAAAGCGCCTCAGCCGCCGCTCGGCCATTCCCATCGAGGTGATCCAAATCCCTCAGGCGGCATAG